One window of Corynebacterium sp. P3-F1 genomic DNA carries:
- a CDS encoding error-prone DNA polymerase has product MDFRGGEGLTWSRLERVLSGRPGPVPIPVDHTREPVRERISRGVPAVPFAELHAVSTYSFLSDAGGASEPEELVARAREVGLSALGLLDRDGFYGAVKFAEAAADADVATVFGAELSLIDAPPLPLIARGPEGYRRLSHLMARAHMAGGEKGVLYYPPLPDIATALDGTCIALAGWRWVDRIDDLIECFGLDRVVREFEVSMLPEDADRHASLQAYPQVPAIVTAAPGAATRDRARLAGAKRALGRREAIASAYRDVHPMGANWLRSGEQLLAMAPECADALAFTVELAEQCVFTLDLVAPQLPRFPTPDGHDEMSWLRHLVEERGRERYAPRPADVRKRARAQIEHELRVIEQLGFPGYFLIVDDLVTFCREANILCQGRGSAANSAVCFALGITNVEPVSSGLLFERFLSPDRDGPPDIDIDIESGRREEVIQYTYSTYGRDNAAQVANVITYRTKGAIRDAARALGYPQGAADAWSKGLASPPDRVSSLAAQLKGQPRHLGIHSGGMVICDRPIADVVPVEWARMEGRSVVQWDKDDCAAAGLVKFDLLGLGMLEALHHMIDLVRETTGREVRLWDLPLDDASVYDMLCRADSVGVFQVESRAQMNTLPRLKPRRFFDLVVEVALIRPGPIQGGSVHPYLRRRDGLEPVKYEHPVLERSLGKTLGIPLFQEQLMQIAVDAAGFSGAEADSLRRAMGSKRSPAKMAALRQRFFDGCWAENQISADVADRLWQKIVAFAAYGFPESHSQSFASLVYFSAWFKHYYPAQFCVALLRAQPMGFYSPQSLIQDARRHGITVLPVDVNASGVQARCIDSGTIRVGLNLIKELGAKAAERIEAAQASGPFTGIPDLSRRADLTVEHVEALARAGALHCFGVDRRQALWQAGVSATERDGMLPGLSAIHAPALPGMNSFELMAADIAATGVTPGLMPMDMLRGALRAANVLTCTDLKRVPDGTRIRVAGVVTHRQAPRTAGGVTFLGMEDETGLTNIIIPKGLWNRQKILARTAKALIVRGIVENASSAVSVLADKLEPLEMGEWLTRGSRDFR; this is encoded by the coding sequence GGTTTGACGTGGTCGCGGCTGGAGCGCGTGCTCTCCGGCCGCCCGGGCCCCGTTCCCATTCCCGTCGACCACACCCGCGAGCCGGTTCGGGAGCGCATTTCCCGCGGTGTGCCGGCTGTTCCTTTCGCGGAGCTGCACGCCGTGTCCACGTACAGCTTCCTCTCTGACGCCGGCGGTGCGAGTGAGCCGGAAGAACTCGTGGCTCGCGCCCGCGAAGTCGGCCTATCTGCGCTCGGACTGCTGGACAGGGACGGTTTCTATGGAGCCGTGAAATTCGCCGAAGCAGCCGCCGATGCCGATGTTGCCACAGTATTCGGCGCCGAGCTTTCGCTTATCGACGCCCCGCCTCTCCCCCTCATCGCCCGCGGACCCGAGGGGTACCGCCGCCTGTCCCACCTCATGGCTCGGGCGCACATGGCGGGAGGGGAGAAGGGCGTGCTGTATTACCCGCCGCTGCCCGACATCGCCACCGCACTGGACGGCACCTGCATTGCCCTGGCTGGGTGGCGGTGGGTTGACCGCATCGACGATCTGATCGAATGCTTCGGACTAGACCGAGTGGTCAGGGAATTTGAGGTATCCATGCTCCCGGAGGACGCGGATAGGCACGCTTCTCTGCAGGCGTATCCCCAGGTGCCCGCGATCGTCACTGCTGCTCCCGGGGCAGCCACCCGGGATCGGGCGAGGTTGGCGGGGGCGAAAAGGGCATTGGGGCGTCGAGAAGCGATTGCGTCCGCGTACCGTGACGTGCATCCGATGGGTGCGAACTGGCTGCGCTCCGGCGAGCAACTGCTGGCCATGGCCCCCGAATGCGCCGATGCTCTCGCATTCACCGTCGAGCTGGCCGAGCAATGCGTGTTCACCCTCGACCTCGTCGCGCCGCAGCTACCGCGGTTCCCCACTCCCGACGGGCACGACGAGATGAGCTGGCTGCGGCACCTCGTGGAGGAGCGGGGGCGGGAACGTTACGCACCCCGGCCTGCTGACGTGCGCAAACGCGCCCGCGCCCAGATCGAGCACGAACTCCGTGTCATCGAGCAACTCGGCTTTCCTGGGTATTTTCTCATCGTCGACGATCTGGTGACCTTTTGCCGCGAGGCCAATATTCTCTGCCAAGGGCGCGGGTCGGCGGCGAATTCCGCGGTGTGCTTCGCGCTCGGCATCACCAATGTCGAACCGGTCTCCTCCGGACTGCTTTTCGAGCGTTTCCTGTCGCCGGACCGCGACGGCCCGCCCGACATCGACATCGACATCGAATCCGGCCGCCGCGAGGAAGTCATCCAGTACACCTACTCCACCTACGGCCGCGACAACGCCGCGCAGGTGGCCAATGTGATCACGTACCGCACGAAAGGCGCGATCCGCGACGCCGCCCGGGCTCTCGGGTACCCGCAGGGCGCCGCCGATGCGTGGTCCAAAGGTCTTGCGTCGCCCCCCGACCGAGTCTCCTCGCTGGCCGCCCAGTTGAAAGGTCAACCCCGCCACCTGGGCATCCACTCCGGCGGCATGGTGATCTGCGACCGCCCCATCGCCGATGTCGTGCCGGTGGAATGGGCGCGCATGGAGGGCCGCTCCGTCGTGCAATGGGACAAAGACGACTGCGCTGCCGCCGGCCTGGTCAAATTCGACCTGCTCGGACTGGGCATGCTCGAGGCGCTGCACCACATGATCGACCTCGTGCGCGAGACCACCGGCCGCGAGGTTCGTCTGTGGGATCTTCCGCTTGACGACGCCAGCGTGTACGACATGCTCTGCCGCGCCGACTCCGTCGGAGTCTTCCAGGTGGAATCCCGCGCCCAGATGAACACTCTGCCGCGGTTGAAACCGCGGCGGTTCTTCGACTTGGTGGTGGAGGTCGCACTGATTAGGCCTGGTCCTATCCAGGGCGGATCCGTGCACCCCTACCTGCGTCGGCGTGATGGTCTCGAGCCCGTCAAGTACGAGCACCCCGTGCTGGAACGCTCCCTGGGCAAGACCCTTGGCATCCCGCTGTTCCAGGAGCAGCTCATGCAGATCGCCGTCGACGCCGCCGGCTTTTCCGGTGCAGAAGCTGACTCCCTGCGCCGCGCCATGGGTTCCAAGCGCTCACCCGCCAAAATGGCTGCCCTGCGCCAGCGGTTCTTTGACGGCTGTTGGGCGGAGAACCAGATCAGCGCTGACGTGGCAGACCGGTTGTGGCAGAAGATCGTCGCCTTCGCCGCCTACGGGTTCCCTGAATCCCACTCCCAGTCCTTTGCGTCTCTGGTGTACTTCTCCGCCTGGTTCAAGCACTATTACCCGGCGCAGTTCTGCGTCGCCCTGCTCCGTGCCCAGCCCATGGGCTTTTATTCCCCGCAGTCCCTCATCCAGGATGCCCGCCGCCACGGCATCACTGTCTTGCCCGTCGATGTCAATGCCTCGGGTGTCCAGGCCCGCTGCATCGACTCTGGCACCATCCGCGTCGGGTTGAACCTGATCAAAGAGCTGGGCGCGAAAGCCGCCGAGCGGATCGAGGCTGCCCAGGCTTCAGGCCCCTTCACCGGCATCCCAGACCTGTCCCGCCGCGCCGACCTCACCGTCGAACACGTCGAAGCGCTCGCCCGCGCTGGGGCGTTGCACTGTTTCGGAGTGGACCGTCGACAAGCTCTCTGGCAAGCCGGCGTCTCCGCGACCGAACGCGACGGCATGCTCCCCGGCCTTTCAGCTATCCACGCCCCCGCCCTCCCCGGCATGAACTCCTTCGAACTCATGGCCGCCGACATCGCCGCCACCGGCGTCACCCCGGGCCTGATGCCCATGGACATGCTGCGCGGCGCTCTTCGCGCTGCCAACGTGCTGACCTGCACCGATCTGAAACGCGTCCCCGACGGCACCCGTATCCGCGTCGCCGGGGTAGTCACCCACCGCCAAGCCCCCCGCACCGCCGGCGGCGTCACCTTCTTGGGTATGGAGGACGAGACCGGCCTGACCAACATCATCATCCCCAAAGGCCTGTGGAACCGGCAGAAGATCCTCGCCCGCACCGCCAAGGCCCTGATCGTGCGTGGAATCGTCGAGAACGCCTCCAGCGCTGTCAGCGTCCTCGCCGACAAGCTCGAGCCCCTCGAGATGGGGGAGTGGCTCACCCGCGGTTCCCGCGATTTCCGGTGA
- a CDS encoding cytochrome b/b6 domain-containing protein, which translates to MPGSATASRKSAESGSATAPEKVRGAGKGETSKGGWRRVATLGVLGLAVLLLVAVFAARAFLNNGAGQDFLAHYPGENPLPDTAPVGLPAWLGWSHFFNMFLMALIVKTGWQVRTQRKPDAYWRPRDGGKKISLTLWIHLALDVLWVVNGAIFVVLLFTTGQWMRVVPTSWEVFPNALSAGLQYLTLDWPTENAWVNYNALQQLAYFVTVFIAAPLAIASGVRMSMWWKNEWTAANKLFPASVARKIHFPVMVYFLVFVVVHVLLVLATGVLRNLNNMYVARGDVDPDVYANNWLGFIILLVSLAVIAGAWVATKPAVLAPVARRFGEVTAR; encoded by the coding sequence ATGCCCGGAAGCGCAACCGCCTCAAGGAAGTCAGCCGAGTCCGGGAGCGCAACCGCGCCGGAGAAAGTAAGGGGGGCCGGGAAGGGGGAGACGTCGAAAGGCGGATGGCGTCGTGTTGCTACGCTCGGCGTGCTTGGCTTGGCAGTGCTGTTGTTGGTGGCTGTATTCGCGGCGCGCGCGTTTCTGAATAACGGCGCGGGGCAGGACTTCTTGGCGCACTACCCGGGTGAGAACCCGCTGCCGGATACTGCGCCGGTGGGGCTGCCGGCGTGGCTGGGGTGGTCGCACTTTTTCAATATGTTCTTGATGGCATTGATCGTGAAGACGGGGTGGCAGGTGCGCACCCAGAGGAAGCCGGATGCGTACTGGCGGCCGCGCGACGGTGGGAAGAAGATCAGTCTGACGTTGTGGATCCACTTGGCCTTGGACGTGCTGTGGGTGGTCAATGGTGCGATCTTCGTGGTTCTGCTGTTCACGACGGGCCAGTGGATGCGGGTGGTGCCGACGAGTTGGGAGGTGTTCCCGAATGCGCTGTCGGCGGGTCTGCAGTACCTGACGTTGGATTGGCCGACGGAGAACGCGTGGGTGAATTACAACGCGCTGCAGCAGCTGGCTTATTTTGTCACGGTGTTCATCGCGGCGCCGTTGGCGATCGCGTCGGGTGTGCGCATGAGTATGTGGTGGAAGAACGAGTGGACGGCGGCGAACAAGCTGTTCCCGGCGTCGGTTGCTCGCAAGATCCACTTCCCGGTGATGGTCTACTTCCTGGTGTTCGTGGTGGTTCACGTGCTGTTGGTGCTGGCCACGGGTGTTTTGCGCAATCTGAACAACATGTACGTGGCGCGCGGCGATGTCGACCCGGACGTGTATGCGAATAACTGGCTGGGTTTCATCATTCTCTTGGTGTCGCTTGCGGTGATCGCGGGTGCGTGGGTGGCTACGAAGCCGGCGGTGCTGGCTCCCGTCGCGCGCCGTTTCGGCGAGGTGACCGCACGGTAG
- a CDS encoding PH domain-containing protein, with protein MANRRRQAVPLDRIHANGLSQPMLWRPFGWWTVTVNVAGYGRESNKQSGTSRLLPDGTREQAVDLITAISPLGAHQVTSPAWDVRSPKRARIPSPIDASSQALSLSPIPAKPLRRTDQTATVWSVS; from the coding sequence ATAGCCAATCGGCGCAGGCAAGCGGTGCCCTTGGACCGCATCCACGCCAACGGGCTGTCCCAACCCATGTTGTGGCGGCCGTTCGGCTGGTGGACAGTCACCGTCAACGTGGCCGGGTACGGACGGGAGTCCAACAAGCAGTCCGGCACGTCGCGGTTGCTGCCGGACGGCACGCGCGAGCAAGCCGTCGACCTCATCACGGCGATCAGCCCGCTAGGTGCACACCAGGTCACGTCGCCCGCGTGGGATGTCCGCTCACCGAAGCGCGCTCGCATCCCGTCGCCTATCGACGCCTCCAGCCAAGCCCTTTCCCTCTCACCCATTCCCGCGAAACCGCTCCGCCGCACAGATCAGACCGCCACCGTCTGGTCGGTGAGTTGA
- a CDS encoding tRNA (cytidine(34)-2'-O)-methyltransferase → MPPLHVIFDNPVIPPNTGNAIRMCAGTGATLHLVRPLGFSLDDKHLRRSGLDYHDLAHVEVHDDIDACFASLIDARIFAFTTQATRHFTDVAFQPGDALLFGTEPTGLPREHSHHERVTDQLRIPMLPGRRSMNLSNSAAVATYEAWRQLGFPGGM, encoded by the coding sequence ATGCCGCCGCTGCACGTCATCTTCGACAACCCCGTCATCCCGCCGAACACCGGCAACGCGATCCGCATGTGCGCAGGCACCGGTGCCACGCTCCACCTCGTGCGCCCGCTGGGTTTCTCCCTCGACGACAAGCACCTACGTCGGTCGGGCCTCGACTACCACGACCTCGCCCACGTCGAGGTCCACGACGACATCGACGCATGCTTCGCATCGCTTATCGACGCCCGCATCTTCGCCTTCACCACCCAAGCCACCCGCCACTTCACCGACGTGGCTTTTCAGCCGGGCGACGCTTTATTGTTCGGGACCGAGCCGACCGGCCTTCCCCGGGAGCATTCCCACCATGAGCGCGTGACCGACCAGCTCCGTATCCCGATGCTGCCCGGACGACGGTCGATGAACCTCTCCAATTCCGCCGCCGTGGCCACGTACGAAGCGTGGCGGCAGCTTGGCTTCCCCGGAGGGATGTGA
- a CDS encoding M20 family metallopeptidase has product MTESAPDDLNTLYTRIDDAAGAIAEDVTAWRHHLHKNPELSNREVETEQFIVERLEEFGITDISQGIAGHGVVARIAGGRSENGFGEDDRSENSESSENSRTILLRADIDALPVKEKSGEDFASEKVDTDYPGGPFPVAHACGHDTHTAMLLGAAKILHDIREELRGEVLLVFQPAEEGPPPGEDGGASLMVEEMEQRGMFDPAPTMAFGMHITPMPVGAIGYARGIQHAASETVKITIEGKQVHGSTPWLGVDPMPAVGDILSNIGQIYRQVDVQERFSISLGHIVDEGRFNIVGNKVEIWGTVRALRPEVMSDVNERIERYVTHTAAAHGCTGEVEFLDQIPAVAHTQEWIDAIMPTYRRVAGDKPVIEVPPAMGYDDVSEFTSRFGGVYGLLGGQNIAFTEDGGITPTNGDDRGFAANHSPQFYVNDDALTYGVRLHAHVAVNHLLGELDDGDGQPRS; this is encoded by the coding sequence GTGACCGAATCCGCACCAGATGACCTGAATACCCTCTACACCCGAATCGATGACGCTGCCGGCGCCATTGCCGAGGATGTGACAGCGTGGCGCCACCACCTGCACAAGAACCCGGAGTTGTCGAACCGGGAGGTCGAAACCGAGCAGTTCATCGTCGAGCGTCTCGAGGAGTTCGGAATCACCGATATCAGCCAGGGTATCGCCGGGCACGGGGTCGTCGCGCGGATCGCCGGGGGTCGGAGCGAAAACGGCTTCGGTGAAGACGACCGCAGCGAGAACAGTGAGAGCAGCGAGAACAGCCGCACCATACTCCTCCGCGCCGACATCGATGCACTACCGGTGAAGGAGAAATCGGGCGAGGACTTCGCGTCGGAGAAGGTAGACACGGACTACCCCGGTGGACCATTTCCCGTGGCGCACGCCTGCGGCCACGACACACACACCGCGATGCTGCTCGGCGCGGCGAAAATCCTCCACGACATCCGCGAAGAGCTGAGAGGCGAGGTCCTGCTGGTCTTCCAGCCAGCTGAGGAAGGACCGCCTCCGGGTGAGGACGGCGGCGCGTCGCTAATGGTCGAGGAGATGGAACAGCGTGGCATGTTCGACCCCGCACCCACCATGGCCTTCGGCATGCACATCACCCCGATGCCGGTCGGGGCGATCGGATACGCCCGCGGAATCCAGCACGCTGCGTCCGAAACCGTCAAGATCACCATCGAAGGCAAGCAGGTCCACGGCTCGACACCGTGGCTCGGCGTTGATCCCATGCCGGCTGTCGGCGACATCCTGAGCAATATCGGTCAGATCTACCGCCAAGTGGATGTCCAGGAGCGCTTCTCCATCTCACTCGGCCACATCGTGGACGAGGGCCGGTTCAATATCGTGGGCAACAAAGTGGAGATCTGGGGGACAGTCCGGGCGTTGCGACCTGAGGTGATGTCCGACGTCAACGAGCGGATCGAGCGCTACGTCACCCACACCGCCGCAGCTCACGGCTGCACAGGCGAGGTTGAATTCCTCGACCAGATCCCCGCCGTCGCCCACACACAGGAATGGATCGACGCGATCATGCCTACTTACCGGCGGGTCGCCGGGGACAAGCCCGTCATCGAGGTCCCGCCGGCCATGGGGTACGACGACGTCTCCGAGTTCACCTCCCGCTTCGGCGGGGTCTACGGGCTGCTCGGCGGGCAGAACATCGCGTTCACCGAGGACGGCGGCATCACGCCCACAAACGGCGACGACCGCGGTTTCGCCGCAAACCACTCCCCGCAGTTCTACGTCAACGACGACGCCCTCACCTACGGTGTCCGCCTTCACGCACACGTCGCGGTCAATCACCTGCTCGGTGAACTCGATGACGGGGACGGCCAGCCGCGCTCCTAA